The Chryseolinea soli genome contains a region encoding:
- a CDS encoding class I SAM-dependent methyltransferase: protein MNPNKRLWEKGDFTRIAESMRESGTDLVAKLGITKGLKVLDLGCGDGTTAIPAARLGANVLGVDIAENLVKAGNARAKAEGLTHCTFQEGDATNLHELSDHTFDLTVSIFGAMFAPKPFDVAKEMVRVTRPGGRIVMGNWIPGDPTLVAQILKISSAYTPPPPEGFVSPMLWGVESNVIERFGSAGVPKEKISFAKETYQFIAPFAPAQFVSKFKIYYGPTMNAFDAAEKNGKAAELQHELETLFSHQNKSGKESSTSIPATFLKVTVQL from the coding sequence ATGAATCCAAACAAACGATTATGGGAAAAAGGCGACTTCACCCGCATCGCGGAGAGCATGCGGGAAAGTGGCACAGACCTGGTCGCCAAACTGGGTATCACCAAAGGTTTAAAAGTTCTTGATCTCGGTTGTGGGGATGGCACCACGGCCATACCTGCGGCGCGGCTGGGCGCCAATGTTCTGGGTGTCGACATCGCAGAGAACCTGGTGAAGGCCGGCAACGCCCGGGCTAAAGCCGAAGGGCTCACCCATTGCACCTTCCAGGAAGGCGACGCCACCAACCTGCATGAACTGAGCGACCACACCTTCGATCTCACCGTGAGCATCTTTGGCGCCATGTTCGCGCCCAAGCCATTTGATGTGGCCAAGGAAATGGTGCGCGTGACACGCCCTGGCGGACGAATTGTGATGGGCAACTGGATTCCCGGAGACCCAACGCTGGTAGCACAGATCTTGAAGATCAGCTCGGCCTACACGCCCCCGCCCCCGGAAGGGTTTGTGAGTCCGATGTTGTGGGGCGTGGAAAGTAATGTGATCGAACGTTTTGGCAGCGCCGGTGTGCCGAAGGAAAAGATCTCCTTTGCGAAGGAAACTTATCAATTTATCGCGCCCTTTGCCCCTGCCCAATTTGTGAGCAAATTCAAGATCTACTATGGACCGACCATGAATGCTTTCGACGCCGCCGAAAAGAACGGCAAAGCCGCCGAGCTGCAACACGAGTTGGAGACGCTGTTCAGCCATCAGAACAAGAGCGGCAAAGAAAGCAGCACGTCTATACCGGCAACGTTCTTGAAAGTAACGGTTCAGCTTTGA
- a CDS encoding nucleoside hydrolase: MIFNKRNCLYALTLLCFLTSVAGFGQATNAGKKSSPLFPDDLIKPRMRVIIDNDFSGDPDGLFQLVHHLLSPSVEIRAIIGSHLKAGDPFDPSNVTAANAKKKIEEVLALMNLGKSYPVYQGSNTALANDSVPQPSDAANAIVQEAMRNDTKLPLYIVCGAGLTDLASALLMKPEIASRLTLIWIGGPEYVELASPPPGYTSLEYNLGIDIKAGQVVFNKSRIAVWQIPRSSYRQVLIPYSSLVLKVKGQGKIGGYLAGNLERIMKLAIQYNFNIGETYVIGDSPLVLLTALQSSFEADPSSSRYVLRPAPLINSQGLYEVNTTGRNIRVYTELDCHLLLEDFFSKLSLFSQSK, encoded by the coding sequence ATGATCTTCAATAAAAGGAATTGCTTGTATGCGCTAACGCTGCTGTGTTTTTTAACGAGTGTTGCGGGTTTTGGTCAGGCAACCAATGCCGGAAAAAAGTCATCGCCCTTGTTTCCGGACGACCTCATAAAGCCACGCATGCGCGTCATCATTGACAACGATTTTAGTGGCGATCCGGATGGCTTGTTTCAATTGGTGCACCACCTCTTGTCGCCTTCCGTGGAGATCCGGGCCATCATCGGTTCGCATCTGAAGGCCGGCGATCCTTTCGATCCATCGAATGTAACGGCGGCCAATGCAAAAAAGAAAATCGAAGAGGTGTTGGCGCTGATGAACCTGGGCAAATCGTACCCGGTGTACCAGGGGTCGAATACCGCCTTGGCAAACGACAGCGTTCCCCAACCGTCAGACGCGGCCAATGCGATCGTTCAAGAAGCGATGCGCAACGACACGAAACTACCCTTGTATATCGTGTGCGGCGCCGGGCTCACAGACCTGGCCAGCGCCTTGCTGATGAAACCCGAAATCGCCAGCCGGTTAACCTTGATCTGGATCGGCGGACCGGAATATGTGGAACTGGCGTCGCCACCCCCGGGGTATACGAGCCTGGAGTATAATTTGGGCATCGATATCAAGGCGGGCCAGGTGGTGTTTAATAAATCGCGAATAGCCGTCTGGCAAATTCCGAGAAGCAGCTATCGTCAGGTGTTGATCCCGTATTCGTCGCTCGTGCTCAAAGTGAAGGGACAAGGAAAAATCGGAGGGTATCTGGCGGGTAATCTGGAGCGTATTATGAAACTTGCGATACAGTATAATTTTAACATCGGCGAAACCTATGTCATCGGCGACAGCCCTTTGGTGCTGTTGACGGCCCTTCAGTCGTCGTTTGAAGCAGATCCTTCTTCAAGCCGCTATGTGCTTCGGCCGGCACCGCTGATCAATAGCCAGGGATTGTATGAAGTGAATACGACGGGAAGAAATATCCGGGTCTATACGGAACTGGATTGTCATTTGCTGTTGGAAGATTTCTTTTCGAAGCTATCCTTGTTTAGTCAAAGCAAGTGA
- a CDS encoding pyridoxal phosphate-dependent decarboxylase family protein, protein MSPDRTSPAALSKAEFRKVGHYLVDTISDLMDRFGEGPVTTGETANQLQAILGTASLPETGVAADVIMKRAVSLLFNHSLFNGHPKFLGYITSSPAPIGALADLLCAAVNPNVGANILSPMATEIEKQTIRWLAEFIGVSPAYGGILVSGGNMANFTAFLAARTAKAPKSIKEEGISTNHAPLAVYCSKATHAWIEKAAFFFGVGANGIRWIEQDDAGKMRIDMLEQTITRDLQNGSAPIMVIGNAGDVSTGVIDDLKSIGALCKTYNLWFHIDGAYGVPAAVIPKLKNVFAGIEDADSIALDPHKWLYSPLEAGCTLVKDPQTLINTYSTHPVYYNFNSSESQHNYYEYGFQNSRGFRALKVWAALQHIGREGYIQMIGKDIELSQLFFQLATRHPELEAITQNLSITTLRYVPTDMPGDAERKEAYLNTLNEDLLNSLQRKGDVFLSNAVIKGKYCLRGCIVNFRTSEKDIEEIINIIVKEGRKIQMESVNVL, encoded by the coding sequence ATGTCACCCGATCGGACTTCCCCTGCCGCCCTGAGCAAAGCTGAGTTTAGAAAGGTGGGCCATTACCTGGTCGACACCATCTCTGATCTCATGGACCGTTTCGGAGAAGGCCCTGTCACGACCGGCGAAACGGCCAACCAACTCCAGGCCATTCTGGGGACCGCGTCGTTACCCGAAACGGGTGTTGCGGCCGATGTCATCATGAAGCGGGCGGTGAGCTTGTTGTTCAATCACTCGCTCTTTAATGGGCACCCCAAGTTCCTGGGATACATCACCTCGTCGCCCGCTCCCATTGGTGCGTTGGCCGATCTTTTGTGTGCGGCGGTTAACCCGAATGTCGGCGCCAATATCCTGAGTCCGATGGCCACGGAGATCGAGAAGCAAACCATCCGGTGGCTGGCTGAATTCATTGGCGTTTCCCCGGCGTATGGAGGCATCCTGGTGAGCGGCGGGAACATGGCCAACTTCACGGCCTTTCTGGCCGCGCGAACAGCCAAGGCACCGAAAAGTATAAAGGAAGAAGGAATCTCCACGAACCACGCGCCGCTGGCGGTCTACTGCTCAAAGGCCACACACGCCTGGATTGAAAAGGCCGCTTTCTTCTTTGGCGTCGGCGCCAACGGCATCCGCTGGATTGAACAGGACGACGCCGGCAAAATGCGGATCGACATGCTGGAGCAGACGATCACCCGGGATCTCCAAAACGGCTCCGCTCCGATCATGGTGATCGGCAACGCGGGCGACGTGAGTACAGGTGTTATCGACGACCTCAAATCCATTGGCGCGCTTTGCAAGACCTACAACTTGTGGTTTCATATCGATGGTGCCTATGGCGTGCCGGCGGCGGTTATCCCCAAACTCAAAAATGTATTCGCAGGAATTGAAGACGCCGATTCCATTGCGCTCGATCCTCATAAGTGGTTATACAGTCCCTTGGAAGCCGGTTGTACTTTGGTGAAAGATCCCCAGACCCTGATCAATACCTACAGCACGCACCCGGTGTACTATAATTTTAACAGCTCCGAATCTCAACACAACTATTACGAATACGGCTTTCAAAACTCCCGGGGTTTCAGGGCGCTGAAAGTGTGGGCCGCCCTGCAGCACATCGGACGGGAGGGCTACATCCAGATGATCGGCAAGGACATCGAATTGTCGCAGCTATTTTTCCAGCTTGCCACACGCCATCCCGAACTGGAAGCCATCACCCAAAATCTCAGCATCACCACCTTGCGATACGTTCCCACCGATATGCCTGGCGACGCGGAGCGAAAGGAAGCTTATTTGAATACGCTCAACGAAGACTTGCTGAACAGCCTGCAGCGAAAAGGAGATGTCTTCCTATCCAATGCCGTGATCAAGGGGAAATATTGTCTCCGGGGGTGTATCGTTAATTTCAGAACATCAGAAAAAGACATCGAAGAGATCATCAACATCATCGTGAAAGAAGGGCGAAAAATTCAGATGGAATCGGTAAACGTCCTTTGA
- a CDS encoding helix-turn-helix transcriptional regulator gives MVNFYERVLQHPNYYRQFNCSDSLITVFNCPLEARLMKTRFADLWSQYNYLFYVIDGRKIWHTAHKSYDIGKETCVFVRKGAWIFENFLDNGFCVVLFFIPDEFICNTLKTRSTPLNNEIGKFEPVMILDKSDALSAFFLSISSYFSDSHEPDRSLLELKFKELILTIAESPHNPELLSYFASLLHEPQHVSLQRVMDENYCFNLKMEQYAELSNRSLSTFKRDFEKIYKTAPGKWLLEQRLNHALRLLRDGHRTISEATFESGFESVSHFSRSFKKRFGVTPSSFRQEKSLNAIPE, from the coding sequence ATGGTAAATTTTTACGAAAGAGTTCTTCAACACCCGAACTATTATCGCCAATTCAATTGCAGCGATTCGCTCATCACGGTTTTCAATTGCCCGCTGGAAGCACGCCTCATGAAAACGCGGTTTGCCGATCTTTGGAGTCAGTACAACTACCTGTTTTATGTGATCGATGGCAGAAAGATCTGGCACACGGCGCATAAGTCGTACGACATCGGCAAGGAGACGTGTGTGTTTGTGAGAAAGGGCGCCTGGATCTTTGAGAATTTTCTCGACAACGGTTTTTGTGTTGTCCTGTTTTTTATTCCGGATGAATTCATTTGCAACACGCTAAAAACAAGATCAACACCGCTGAACAATGAGATCGGAAAATTTGAACCGGTGATGATCCTGGATAAAAGCGATGCATTGTCGGCATTTTTTCTATCGATCTCCTCTTATTTCAGCGACAGCCACGAGCCCGACCGTTCTTTGCTGGAGCTGAAGTTTAAAGAACTGATCCTGACCATTGCAGAAAGTCCTCATAACCCCGAATTGTTATCCTATTTTGCTTCGTTGCTCCACGAACCACAACACGTGTCGTTGCAACGGGTCATGGATGAAAACTATTGCTTCAATCTGAAGATGGAACAGTATGCTGAGTTAAGCAACCGGAGCCTCTCGACATTTAAAAGGGATTTTGAAAAAATATACAAAACCGCGCCGGGCAAATGGTTGCTCGAGCAAAGATTAAATCACGCCCTGCGTCTTTTGCGCGATGGTCATCGAACCATCAGCGAAGCGACCTTCGAGAGCGGTTTTGAAAGCGTTTCCCACTTTAGCCGTTCATTCAAGAAACGATTTGGCGTTACACCATCCTCATTCAGGCAAGAAAAATCACTGAACGCTATCCCGGAATAG